CAAATTGCGCGGGATTTAACAAGTAAGACTGGTGGGTGGCGTGAAACGCGTAAGGTTTTAGGCTTTGGTCTGATCAGCCAGCCATCTGAGGTAATCCGCGCTGGCTGTTTCGATTTTGAAGGCGCAGATGCAGGGGCATTCGTAGCTGTGCAATTTGCGTACGGCGGCCTCAAGTTTTTTAAAGAGGGTTTTGCGGGTTTTCAGTAGGAGAAGGGTTTCTTTTTCTGTGCAGGGCTTGCCCTTCCAGATGTAGTGGGATTCGATGGCGCCGACGATATTGGCACAGGCGGCGAGTTTGGCTGAGACGGTCGCCTTTGCGATTTTTCGGGCTTCCGGCAGGTTTTTGCAGGGGATGTAAACAGTGACGAATACCATGGCGCGGGATTATTCCAAAAATCCGCCCGGTTTGCGACAGCGAAATCAGCGGGTAACTCGCTCCGGGCCACTTTGTCCGGCGGGGGGGGTGGTTTTTCTTCTTTGGCAAAAAAGATTGATGGAATGGATTTGACGCTGAGATAGCCTCTATTTACAAAAGGGGGATGCGATTTATCACCCTTCTTTTTTTCTTTTCGCTGGCTATGACTGGCCTGGCGTTTTCCCAGAATCAAAATCCATTCTCGACGGATATGTCCCGGTATGAAATGGGACAGCAAACGACCTACCAGATTTACACCGAAAACGACCCGCCCCGTTCCTTTAAAAATTCACAGGGGAAAATTACTGGTTCCGCCGTGGATGTGGTTCAAGAGCTGATGAACCGGCTTAACCGCTTTGAACCCATCCAAATCCGCTCTTGGCAGGATGCTTACACTTTCCTCACACGGGGCCCAAATACCCTACTCTTTTCAGTCGCTAAAACAAAAACGCGTACACCCATGTTCCGGTGGGTCGGCCCGATCGGCACTTCCAAGCTCCAGATGTTCGCATTGGCGAATACCCCCAGTAAAGGTGTCGGTACGGACTGGCTCAAGAGCTGCCGGGTGGCGACGGTGCAAGGATGGTATTCGGAAGGTTACCTGCGTGATAACGGA
The DNA window shown above is from Verrucomicrobiota bacterium and carries:
- the cutA gene encoding divalent-cation tolerance protein CutA translates to MVFVTVYIPCKNLPEARKIAKATVSAKLAACANIVGAIESHYIWKGKPCTEKETLLLLKTRKTLFKKLEAAVRKLHSYECPCICAFKIETASADYLRWLADQTKA
- a CDS encoding transporter substrate-binding domain-containing protein → MRFITLLFFFSLAMTGLAFSQNQNPFSTDMSRYEMGQQTTYQIYTENDPPRSFKNSQGKITGSAVDVVQELMNRLNRFEPIQIRSWQDAYTFLTRGPNTLLFSVAKTKTRTPMFRWVGPIGTSKLQMFALANTPSKGVGTDWLKSCRVATVQGWYSEGYLRDNGYANIITLKNASLTVRALLDGTVEYICLPDLSAAGAVISDKLEMSQIKKVADLEVTPLYIAFSPDVQPDVIKKWQDTLGQMEKDGFIVKNQQKWIDIYKQAVNAK